The Gammaproteobacteria bacterium sequence CTCCCACCAGGAACAGCGCCCGTACTTGCTGCTGCTCGTCCGTGGATAGTTTTACCTCCGTATCGGGCACTTCCCGCAATAGGCTGCAAACTACATTCTGCGCCCGCTTGAGACTCAGGTCTAAATTGAATAAGTAAGAACCATCAATGTCGGTAAAGCCTTCGACCACCACGCGTCGAATCCAGCGCTGCCCAAGGTTGGTTCTCGCTATTCGCAACACTTCCCGAACAAATCCTCGGATGATGCGTTCTGTCTCGCGGGTGAACCGATAATCACCACTGACAAAACGCACTACTTCGCCAAAATCAATGGAAAGCTTGTCACGA is a genomic window containing:
- a CDS encoding hypothetical protein (Evidence 5 : Unknown function), producing the protein MAEIRDRDAEQRHLREVRSQDIDNLLEQLAASSTNFQGVQVNRDKLSIDFGEVVRFVSGDYRFTRETERIIRGFVREVLRIARTNLGQRWIRRVVVEGFTDIDGSYLFNLDLSLKRAQNVVCSLLREVPDTEVKLSTDEQQQVRALFLVGGFSYNSAKTSKDESRRVELRLEFRAIGEDAIPPSVENRNDSAIGRCLLR